A section of the Bacteroidota bacterium genome encodes:
- a CDS encoding 2,3,4,5-tetrahydropyridine-2,6-dicarboxylate N-succinyltransferase — protein MNTSLQKKIEQLFSEPIDQLNRAEAHKIFKELKELLNRGEVRSAEQDGSGWRVNTWVKKGILLGFRIGLLTEYSTDELFQYFDKHTMKLKNFEIQDNVRIVPGGSAVRDGAYVAKGVVMMPPAYINIGAYVDEGTMIDSHALVGSCAQIGKRVHVSAAAQIGGVLEPVGAMPVIIEDDVLIGGNCGIYEGTIVQKRCVIATGVFITGSTPVYDAVKNQFYRKIPETPLIIPENAVVVPGSRPISSKWGKINGISVYTPVIVKYRDEKTDASTALEESLR, from the coding sequence ATGAATACTTCTTTACAAAAAAAAATAGAACAGTTATTTTCCGAGCCGATTGATCAGCTCAATCGCGCAGAAGCTCACAAAATTTTCAAGGAACTTAAAGAGTTATTAAACCGCGGCGAAGTCAGATCGGCTGAACAGGATGGCAGCGGATGGAGAGTGAATACATGGGTGAAAAAAGGAATTCTGCTCGGTTTCCGTATTGGTTTGTTAACTGAATATTCAACCGACGAGTTGTTCCAGTATTTCGACAAACATACAATGAAGTTAAAAAACTTTGAGATACAAGATAACGTGCGTATCGTTCCCGGCGGAAGCGCTGTCCGCGATGGAGCTTATGTGGCAAAAGGTGTAGTAATGATGCCGCCTGCTTACATTAACATCGGCGCTTATGTTGACGAAGGAACGATGATTGATTCGCATGCGTTGGTTGGTTCGTGTGCTCAAATCGGGAAACGTGTTCACGTTAGCGCAGCCGCACAAATTGGCGGCGTTCTTGAGCCGGTAGGCGCGATGCCCGTAATCATCGAGGACGATGTCCTCATCGGTGGTAACTGCGGTATTTACGAAGGCACAATCGTGCAAAAACGTTGCGTAATTGCTACGGGTGTTTTCATTACAGGTTCAACACCGGTTTACGATGCTGTGAAAAATCAATTCTATAGAAAGATCCCCGAAACACCTTTGATAATTCCCGAAAATGCAGTTGTAGTTCCCGGCTCGCGGCCTATTTCAAGCAAGTGGGGAAAAATTAATGGCATTTCGGTTTATACTCCGGTGATTGTAAAATATCGCGACGAAAAAACGGATGCTTCTACTGCCCTTGAAGAAAGTTTAAGATAA
- the dapA gene encoding 4-hydroxy-tetrahydrodipicolinate synthase, producing the protein MKREILFKGTGTALVTPFKTNGTIDVKALRNLVEYQIKNGVEAIIPTGTTGESATLNEAEQIDVIRIVAETARKRVKIIAGAGSNDTSKAIKLSKLAFQAGADAILSVGPYYNKPTQEGFLRHYKVIAEETGVPIVVYNVPGRTGSNIEAETTLRMAEKIPNIIGVKEASGNFTQIMEILRNRPKGFAVWSGDDAITLPLVSLGADGVISVVANEVPKMFSQMTRLALNGKFNEAAKLHNKLLPLMNFNFIESNPIPVKSALAMMGKIEEAYRLPLVPLSDKHRTKLEAILKELKLI; encoded by the coding sequence ATGAAACGAGAAATATTATTTAAAGGAACAGGAACGGCGTTAGTTACACCTTTCAAAACAAACGGAACGATTGACGTAAAGGCGCTTCGCAATTTAGTAGAGTACCAAATTAAGAACGGAGTTGAAGCAATAATTCCTACCGGAACAACCGGCGAAAGTGCAACACTCAACGAAGCAGAGCAAATAGATGTAATTCGAATTGTTGCTGAAACTGCTCGAAAACGGGTAAAAATAATTGCGGGCGCCGGCTCTAACGATACAAGCAAAGCCATTAAACTTTCCAAGTTGGCTTTTCAAGCCGGAGCCGATGCTATCTTATCCGTCGGTCCATATTACAACAAACCGACGCAGGAAGGATTTTTGCGACACTACAAAGTAATCGCAGAAGAAACAGGTGTCCCTATTGTAGTTTATAACGTCCCCGGTCGAACGGGAAGCAACATCGAAGCTGAAACAACTTTACGGATGGCTGAGAAAATTCCGAACATTATCGGAGTTAAAGAAGCTTCCGGCAATTTTACACAAATTATGGAAATCCTTCGTAACCGTCCGAAAGGCTTTGCGGTCTGGTCGGGCGATGATGCTATCACACTTCCGCTTGTTTCGCTGGGTGCCGATGGAGTTATCTCCGTGGTCGCGAATGAAGTTCCAAAAATGTTTTCTCAGATGACCCGACTCGCTTTGAATGGTAAATTTAACGAAGCGGCAAAGTTACACAACAAACTTTTACCGCTAATGAATTTTAACTTCATCGAATCGAATCCGATTCCTGTAAAATCAGCACTCGCGATGATGGGGAAAATTGAAGAAGCATACCGTCTGCCGCTTGTTCCGTTGAGCGATAAACATCGCACGAAGTTAGAAGCAATACTGAAAGAATTAAAACTTATATAA
- the dapB gene encoding 4-hydroxy-tetrahydrodipicolinate reductase gives MNIAIIGYGKMGKAIEEVAIEKGSTVKKIITEEENYNSLALTKQNLKNIDVCIDFTTPSVVFDNIEAVANAGKNIVVGTTGWFDKIEDVKKIVKKNNIGLLYSPNFSLGINIFYRIINTASSIFNNFDEYDMMVSEIHHKQKADSPSGTALVLGQIITQNVKRKKEMLQETARSKMKSDQLHITSTRVGSCIGKHTVLFDSDFDCIELTHTAKNRRGFALGALLAAEWLNGKKGVFTMKDVMTSI, from the coding sequence ATGAATATAGCTATTATCGGTTATGGTAAGATGGGCAAAGCTATCGAGGAAGTTGCGATAGAAAAAGGTTCAACTGTTAAAAAAATAATTACCGAAGAAGAAAATTACAATTCACTTGCACTGACTAAACAAAATCTGAAAAATATTGATGTATGTATCGATTTCACGACGCCCTCAGTGGTGTTCGATAATATTGAAGCTGTTGCAAATGCTGGAAAAAATATTGTGGTCGGAACAACCGGGTGGTTCGATAAAATAGAAGATGTAAAGAAGATTGTGAAGAAGAACAATATCGGCTTACTTTATTCACCGAATTTTTCTTTGGGAATAAACATCTTTTACCGCATAATAAATACTGCATCAAGTATTTTTAATAATTTTGATGAGTATGATATGATGGTTTCGGAAATACATCATAAACAAAAAGCTGATAGCCCAAGCGGAACTGCGTTAGTGTTAGGACAGATAATAACGCAAAACGTGAAGAGGAAGAAAGAAATGTTGCAAGAAACTGCACGCTCGAAAATGAAATCTGACCAATTGCATATAACTTCAACTCGTGTTGGTTCTTGCATCGGTAAGCATACTGTTTTATTCGATTCCGATTTTGATTGTATTGAGTTGACTCATACAGCAAAAAACCGCAGAGGATTCGCTCTCGGTGCATTGCTAGCAGCCGAATGGCTTAACGGTAAAAAGGGCGTGTTTACTATGAAAGATGTTATGACCTCAATATAA